One region of Primulina tabacum isolate GXHZ01 chromosome 1, ASM2559414v2, whole genome shotgun sequence genomic DNA includes:
- the LOC142527671 gene encoding protein SKIP34 has translation MCYGSGRLPSEDDVVEIRPVENQNRAIVENLLARLAETEARLERARAREAELSNRLDEMKKFVRVMEIIETYLRRRCREQQDQLARLRSYSSVWVSSE, from the coding sequence ATGTGCTATGGCAGCGGAAGGTTGCCGTCGGAAGACGACGTCGTCGAAATTCGGCCTGTGGAAAACCAGAACAGAGCAATAGTGGAGAATCTGTTGGCCCGGCTTGCGGAGACGGAGGCGCGGCTTGAGAGAGCAAGGGCGAGGGAAGCCGAGCTGAGCAACCGGCTCGACGAGATGAAGAAGTTCGTGCGCGTTATGGAGATCATAGAGACCTACCTCAGGCGCCGATGTAGGGAGCAGCAAGACCAACTGGCTCGGCTCCGCTCTTATTCTTCAGTCTGGGTATCATCGGAGTAA